In the genome of Drosophila subpulchrella strain 33 F10 #4 breed RU33 chromosome 2L, RU_Dsub_v1.1 Primary Assembly, whole genome shotgun sequence, one region contains:
- the LOC119547292 gene encoding protein D3 has translation MSLVRFRVLRNLNRSTLAGIWKDLPRATTVNGNSSAVNFPAAIRTLKTLNNGHRLLTKEPLSAFTPSQRLYSCENLGKTMEENCVVPDVIAKAPAQTAVVEYPCDIVVKPGQVLTPTQVKDEPCVKWEADANKLYTLCMTDPDAPSRKDPKFREWHHWLVGNIPGGDVAKGEVLSAYVGSGPPPDTGLHRYVFLIYEQKCKLTFDEKRLPNNSGDGRGGFKIADFAKKYDLGDPIAGNLYQAEYDDYVPILYKQLGA, from the coding sequence ATGAGCTTAGTGCGCTTCAGAGTGTTGCGTAATCTAAATCGCAGTACCCTAGCTGGGATTTGGAAAGATTTGCCCCGAGCAACCACTGTGAATGGCAATTCTTCAGCTGTCAACTTTCCGGCCGCCATTAGAACGCTGAAAACCCTTAACAACGGACACCGACTTCTAACCAAAGAACCACTCTCTGCATTTACCCCATCTCAACGGCTGTATTCCTGTGAAAATCTTGGTAAAACCATGGAGGAGAACTGCGTTGTCCCGGACGTGATTGCCAAGGCCCCGGCGCAGACCGCCGTGGTGGAATATCCCTGCGACATTGTGGTGAAGCCGGGTCAGGTCCTGACCCCCACCCAGGTGAAGGATGAGCCGTGCGTCAAGTGGGAGGCCGATGCCAACAAGCTCTACACGCTCTGCATGACCGATCCGGATGCCCCAAGTCGCAAGGATCCCAAGTTCCGAGAGTGGCACCACTGGCTGGTGGGTAACATTCCCGGCGGCGATGTCGCCAAGGGCGAGGTCCTGTCCGCCTACGTGGGATCGGGTCCTCCTCCGGACACCGGACTCCATCGCTACGTATTCCTCATCTACGAGCAGAAGTGCAAGCTCACCTTCGACGAGAAGAGGCTGCCCAACAACAGCGGAGATGGACGCGGGGGCTTCAAGATCGCCGATTTCGCCAAGAAGTACGATCTGGGCGATCCCATTGCCGGAAATCTTTACCAGGCTGAGTACGATGACTATGTGCCCATACTCTACAAGCAGCTGGGTGCCTAA
- the LOC119546852 gene encoding uncharacterized protein LOC119546852 produces MTTNNWNKWFVGDFRSEPHTRPKLLPGFDRLDDRLRAVLREEDLQKNLRKRKQAGGGQKQKKSKKVKRSMKQTPRVCEFQKVYTEKRKELKRMAKKQRNEFQFRSTPVPNFERSHKRLERRKLYLNSLQKVTKPRCPGTLATSMEALQKREKEQRQQRKLSGFVPRINPGSSMDYLNRQPFIPRVESTCTHPKPFRLHTSERALSRRLYDERKRMRMDMQMELQASDWFKRERSEFRKLRKMTNFKATPNPWKRNNVSSADGS; encoded by the coding sequence ATGACCACCAACAACTGGAATAAGTGGTTTGTAGGGGATTTCAGAAGTGAGCCCCATACCAGACCCAAGCTGCTCCCGGGTTTCGACCGGTTAGACGACAGGCTAAGGGCAGTGCTTCGGGAGGAGGACTTGCAAAAAAACTTGCGTAAGCGAAAACAGGCGGGTGGTGGCCAAAAGCAGAAAAAGTCCAAGAAGGTGAAGAGGAGTATGAAGCAAACCCCCCGGGTATGTGAGTTTCAGAAAGTATACACCGAGAAACGCAAGGAGCTTAAACGTATGGCGAAAAAACAAAGGAACGAGTTCCAGTTCCGGAGTACTCCTGTGCCCAACTTCGAGCGATCGCATAAGCGTTTGGAGAGGCGCAAGCTGTACCTGAACTCTCTGCAGAAGGTGACGAAGCCCCGGTGTCCCGGTACTCTGGCCACTTCGATGGAGGCGCTCCAGAAACGCGAAAAGGAGCAAAGGCAGCAACGTAAGCTGTCCGGCTTCGTTCCCAGGATCAATCCGGGGTCTTCCATGGACTACCTGAACCGGCAGCCCTTCATCCCGCGAGTCGAGTCCACCTGCACCCATCCAAAACCTTTTCGTCTCCATACTTCTGAGCGGGCACTGAGCCGGCGGCTGTATGACGAGAGGAAAAGGATGCGGATGGATATGCAGATGGAGCTGCAGGCCAGCGACTGGTTTAAGCGGGAGCGCTCTGAGTTCCGCAAGCTCCGCAAAATGACCAACTTCAAGGCTACTCCAAATCCCTGGAAGCGGAATAATGTCAGCTCTGCAGATGGCTCGTAG
- the LOC119547291 gene encoding magnesium transporter NIPA2 has protein sequence MNSDGEASSLQMPQMTVGGILPGEANQSPGPAPLSVAEAVSNTDFYIGVGLAISSCFFIGSSFIIKKKALIRLSRYGEVRASAGGFGYLREWIWWAGLLTMGVGEAANFAAYAFAPASLVTPLGALSVIISAVMASRFLNEKLNLLGKIGCFLCILGSTIIVIHSPKEKEVEDLQLLFDMLLDPVFILYVICIIGSTVFVACFIAPRHGHTNVVVYIFLCSGIGSLTVMSCKALGLAIRQTLNNGGNVFLTWMPWFLILVTVTFIAIQMNYLNKALDIFNTSIVTPVYYVMFTTLVIAASAILFKEFTHMRFDDILGDVCGFLIVITAVFLLNAFRDIDISLNDVRGLMRPKMQRVSQFDEEVLVTSNTKERRLSYGSGDMFRKA, from the exons ATGAACAGCGACGGCGAAGCCTCATCACTGCAGATGCCCCAGATGACGGTTGGGGGCATCCTCCCGGGGGAAGCCAACCAATCGCCGGGCCCCGCCCCCCTTTCAGTGGCGGAGGCGGTGTCCAACACGGACTTCTACATCGGCGTAGGCCTGGCCATCTCCTCCTGCTTCTTCATCGGCTCCAGCTTCATCATCAAGAAGAAGGCCCTCATCCGGCTGAGCAGATACGGCGAGGTTCGAGCTTCAGCCGGAGGATTCGGATACCTAAGGGAGTGGATCTGGTGGGCGGGTCTTCTAACGA TGGGTGTGGGAGAAGCGGCCAACTTTGCGGCCTATGCCTTCGCCCCCGCTTCTTTGGTAACCCCATTGGGTGCCCTTAGTGTGATCATCTCCGCCGTGATGGCCTCCAGATTCCTTAACGAGAAGCTGAACCTGCTAGGGAAGATAGGCTGCTTCCTGTGCATACTGGGATCCACGATCATTGTGATTCACTCCCCCAAGGAGAAGGAGGTCGAGGATCTGCAGCTTCTATTTGACATGCTACTGGACCCTGTGTTCATCCTATATGTGATTTGCATTATTGGATCCACGGTGTTCGTGGCCTGCTTTATTGCCCCGCGCCACGGACACACCAATGTGGtggtttatatatttttgtgttcCGGGATTGGATCCCTGACTGTGATGTCCTGCAAGGCTTTGGGTCTGGCCATCCGGCAGACCCTGAATAATGGAGGAAATGTATTCCTCACCTGGATGCCCTGGTTCCTGATCCTGGTCACGGTCACGTTCATAGCCATCCAGATGAACTACCTGAACAAGGCGTTGGATATATTCAATACAAGTATAGTGACACCAGTTTACTATGTGATGTTCACCACCCTGGTGATAGCCGCATCTGCCATTTTGTTTAAGGAGTTCACGCACATGCGGTTCGACGATATCCTAGGCGATGTTTGCGGCTTCCTTATCGTAATCACAGCTGTCTTTCTGCTCAACGCCTTCAGGGATATTGACATCTCGCTGAATGATGTGAGGGGTCTGATGCGACCGAAAATGCAGCGGGTGTCCCAGTTCGACGAGGAAGTGCTGGTCACCAGCAACACAAAGGAACGACGCCTGTCCTACGGATCGGGCGACATGTTCCGAAAGGCCTGA
- the LOC119548090 gene encoding ATPase family protein 2 homolog, producing MPPKSSSKKNQASWYHCESCGVHIPSKARDSHEGSCSAISQDEVAADSQAEYVRSGAIYTRSLQQRNFEVESLKDLAAKYANMLIFVSEGAMQLAQLHIGQHVVVEAPFTAEHPLVRIVWPISEQFLTTVFVSEGDFKLHCTQLRGKFLKISALDPCRLTAAASISLKHLSSTDSPLKSGQLQDAIALLKRDMVNRVYCKDSQIHMNFFNKTLTFRLERWQGTVEDALAGLSLDSKPLQFVQVTNVTKLQLIAENSGQQQEEQKISHRITKSQIGGLDRQLQLVEESMYYALGFRALPAGLRVSRGLLLYGATGCGKSMVLEAMSAVAEERSQGHVQLIRINSGEVYSKFLGETEQKLAAIFERAYNHYPHPTLVLIEDVHNLCPKQDGSDLVKRVSLAFLSLLDQLSSSSQLKGSKTFVLATSSQIEALHPSIRRAGRLDGEIELGAPSSQARRDIIRCLIQSLEHQLSEEEVEHVSSISHGYVGADLANLVYAAMLQAQPNPLKLIHLQNALTRIKPSAMREVLIECPNVKWSDIGGQSELRLAMQQAIEWPLLHAEKFQRLGIKPPRGILMFGPPGCSKTMIAKALATESKLNFLSIKGPELFSMWVGESERAVREVFRKARQVAPAIVFFDEIDAIGGERAEGDGSGSGSSVKERVLTQLLTELDGVEALQNVTIVAATNRPDMIDKALLRPGRIDRILYVGLPPSEARREILKIKLRAMPISEEVDMEKLVQMTEGYSGAEIQAVCHEAALRALEQSFEAKQVKWVDFEHALESVPPRTSPELLKLYEDYLKRK from the exons ATGCCGCCAAAGTCGAGTAGCAAGAAAAACCAGGCCAGTTGGTACCACTGCGAGTCCTGCGGCGTCCACATTCCCTCCAAGGCGAGGGATAGCCATGAAGGTTCATGCTCCGCCATCAGCCAGGATGAGGTGGCTGCTGATTCCCAGGCGGAATACGTGCGCAGTGGGGCAATCTATACGAGAAGCCTCCAGCAGCGGAACTTCGAGGTGGAGTCACTGAAGGATTTAGCTGCCAAGTATGCCAACATGCTGATCTTCGTCTCCGAGGGTGCAATGCAATTAGCCCAGCTCCACATTGGCCAACATGTGGTGGTGGAAGCTCCTTTCACTGCGGAGCATCCGCTGGTGAGGATTGTATGGCCCATATCAGAGCAATTCCTGACCACAGTATTTGTGAGCGAAGGGG ACTTCAAACTCCATTGCACGCAGCTGCGGGGAAAGTTCCTGAAGATCTCTGCTTTGGACCCCTGTCGCCTCACAGCGGCTGCCAGCATTTCCCTAAAGCATCTGAGCTCCACAGATAGCCCTCTAAAATCCGGGCAGCTCCAGGATGCGATAGCCTTACTTAAAAGAGACATGGTCAATAGGGTATATTGCAAGGACAGTCAAATCCACATGAACTTTTTCAACAAAACGCTGACATTTCGCCTGGAGCGGTGGCAGGGCACTGTTGAAGACGCTCTAGCGGGTCTCAGTTTGGACTCCAAGCCATTGCAATTTGTGCAGGTTACCAACGTCACAAAACTCCAGTTAATAGCTGAAAATTCAGGCCAGCAGCAGGAGGAGCAAAAGATTAGCCATCGGATAACCAAGTCCCAAATAGGAGGACTGGATAGGCAATTGCAGTTGGTCGAGGAGAGCATGTACTACGCCTTGGGATTCCGGGCATTGCCTGCAG GCCTCCGGGTATCTCGCGGATTGCTTCTTTATGGCGCCACTGGCTGCGGAAAATCAATGGTCTTGGAAGCTATGTCTGCAGTGGCAGAAGAGCGCAGCCAAGGACATGTCCAACTGATTCGCATCAACAGTGGCGAAGTCTACAGCAAATTCTTGGGCGAAACGGAACAAAAGCTGGCGGCCATTTTCGAGCGTGCCTACAATCATTACCCGCACCCAACTCTGGTGCTGATTGAGGATGTCCACAACTTGTGTCCCAAGCAGGACGGCAGCGACCTAGTCAAGCGCGTCTCGTTGGCTTTTCTTTCCCTGTTGGATCAGTTGAGCTCGTCCAGTCAGCTAAAGGGAAGCAAGACCTTCGTGCTAGCCACCAGTTCCCAGATTGAGGCTCTGCATCCAAGCATTCGGAGAGCTGGTCGATTGGACGGTGAAATTGAGTTAGGTGCCCCCAGTTCCCAGGCAAGGAGGGACATTATAAGGTGCCTAATACAATCGTTGGAGCACCAGTTGAGTGAAGAGGAAGTCGAGCATGTGTCATCTATTAGCCATGGATACGTGGGAGCAGATCTAGCAAATCTTGTCTACGCTGCCATGTTGCAAGCGCAGCCGAATCCCCTCAAGTTAATTCATTTACAGAATGCCCTGACTCGCATCAAACCGTCGGCAATGCGTGAAGTCCTTATAGAGTGTCCCAATGTTAAGTGGTCAGACATTGGCGGTCAGTCGGAACTCCGATTGGCAATGCAGCAGGCCATAGAGTGGCCGCTGCTTCATGCTGAGAAGTTCCAGCGGCTGGGCATTAAACCCCCCAGGGGAATCCTCATGTTTGGACCGCCAGGCTGTTCCAAAACGATGATTGCCAAGGCCCTGGCCACGGAAAGCAAGCTGAACTTCCTGTCCATCAAAGGACCTGAGCTTTTCTCCATGTGGGTGGGCGAATCGGAGCGAGCGGTGCGTGAGGTCTTCCGAAAGGCTCGCCAGGTGGCCCCCGCCATAGTTTTCTTTGACGAAATCGACGCCATTGGCGGAGAGCGAGCAGAGGGCGATGGTTCCGGCTCCGGCTCATCTGTAAAGGAGCGCGTTCTCACCCAACTGCTCACCGAATTGGATGGCGTGGAGGCCCTGCAAAACGTCACCATTGTGGCGGCCACCAATCGACCAGATATGATTGATAAGGCGCTACTCCGTCCGGGGAGAATTGATCGAATTCTCTATGTGGGCTTGCCACCGAGTGAAGCACGTCGGGAAATTTTAAAGATCAAACTGCGTGCCATGCCGATATCGGAGGAAGTGGACATGGAGAAGTTGGTGCAGATGACGGAGGGATATTCTGGAGCAGAAATTCAAGCCGTGTGCCATGAGGCTGCTCTGCGGGCCCTGGAGCAAAGCTTTGAGGCGAAACAGGTGAAGTGGGTAGACTTTGAGCACGCATTAGAATCAGTGCCTCCACGGACTAGCCCAGAACTCCTAAAACTCTATGAAGATTACCTTAAACGGAAGTAG
- the LOC119546849 gene encoding PRKCA-binding protein isoform X1 gives MLTDAEDDFFFEEDKMPEPLLIQLDGANAQVVRRHKDLPEEQEKPSVAPLEATVMLCSPAGFSSDSGSGDRFGIESANRQKYELDRLGMTVSTNAVVITKDQSNLIGISIGGGAPMCPCLYIVQIFDGTPAAREGSLQSGDELLAVNSVSVKGKTKVEVAKMIQTATDEVVVHYNKLHADPEQGKTLDIILKKLKHRIVDNLSSNTADTLGLSRAILCNDSLVKRLEELEGTELMYKGLVEHARRMLKAYYDLLQTYKSFGDCFTQISVHEPQQRASEAFRTFGEFHRTLEKDGLGIIKQIKPVLADLGTYLNKAIPDTKLTVRRYADAKFTYLSYCLKVKEMDDEEHGFAALQEPLYRVETGNYEYRLILRCRQDARSKFAKLRTDVLEKMELLECKHAMDLNKQLRSLLESLAELHRSLVDRLDSLPPLFPIEVDFKETDFQYKSSTLKPQELDDDEIEANNHPNSAPSQVDCGFEAVEQPAAIINVEVKASVDSAASQSPSENDTLLKELGLYDVDLLSNPQTISNQKDSIAAQNDGYDFDLFLNQATAATTSLERDLMSSNAEEMDLLLQ, from the exons ATGTTGACGGACGCCGAGGATGACTTCTTTTTCGAGGAGGATAAGAT GCCTGAACCGCTGCTCATCCAGTTGGATGGGGCTAATGCACAGGTTGTCCGGCGGCACAAGGATCTTCCCGAGGAGCAGGAGAAACCCTCCGTCGCTCCGCTCGAGGCCACCGTAATGCTCTGCTCCCCGGCGGgcttttcctccgattccggATCCGGGGACAGGTTCGGCATCGAGTCCGCCAATAGGCAGAAATATGAGTTAGACCGTTT gGGCATGACCGTCAGCACTAATGCCGTCGTCATTACCAAGGATCAGAGTAACCTTATTGGAATTAGCATTGGAGGTGGAGCACCTATGTGCCCCTGTCTATATATTGTGCAG ATCTTCGATGGAACGCCCGCCGCAAGGGAGGGATCCCTGCAATCCGGAGATGAACTGTTGGCGGTCAACTCGGTGAGCGTGAAGGGCAAGACGAAGGTAGAGGTAGCCAAGATGATCCAGACGGCCACGGACGAGGTGGTCGTCCACTACAACAAGCTGCACGCTGATCCCGAACAGGGCAAGACACTGGACATCATCCTGAAGAAGCTGAAGCACCGAATTGTAGACAATTTGTCGAGCAACACGGCGGATACACTGGGTCTCTCCCGGGCGATACTTTGCAACGATTCGCTGGTGAAGCGACTGGAGGAGCTCGAGGGCACCGAGTTGATGTACAAGGGTTTGGTGGAGCATGCCCGCCGGATGCTCAAAGCCTACTACGACCTCCTCCAGACATACAAGTCCTTTGGCGACTGCTTTACCCAAATTTCGGTCCACGAACCACAGCAGCGAGCCTCGGAGGCGTTCCGAACCTTCGGGGAGTTCCATCGCACCTTGGAGAAGGATGGCTTGGGCATCATCAAGCAGATAAAGCCAGTGCTTGCTGATCTGGGAACGTATCTGAACAAAGCCATACCGGACACAAAGCTCACGGTACGTCGCTATGCGGATGCCAAGTTCACATATCTCTCGTATTGCCTAAAGGTCAAGGAAATGGATGATGAGGAGCATGGCTTTGCTGCCCTACAGGAGCCACTTTATCGCGTGGAAACTGGCAACTATGAGTACAGATTAATTCTGAGATGTCGCCAGGATGCACGCAGCAAGTTCGCCAAGCTCCGCACGGATGTTCTCGAGAAGATGGAGCTGCTGGAGTGCAAACATGCCATGGATCTGAACAAGCAGCTGAGAAGCCTGCTGGAAAGTTTggcggaactccaccggagtTTGGTGGACCGTCTGGACTCGCTGCCGCCGCTGTTTCCCATCGAAGTGGACTTCAAGGAGACGGACTTCCAGTACAAGTCGAGTACTCTAAAGCCGCAGGAGCTGGACGACGATGAAATCGAGGCCAACAACCATCCCAACTCCGCTCCTTCTCAAGTCGACTGTGGATTTGAGGCTGTAGAGCAGCCAGCGGCCATTATTAACGTGGAGGTCAAGGCATCCGTGGATTCAGCTGCTTCCCAATCCCCCAGTGAGAACGATACGCTGCTCAAGGAACTGGGTCTGTACGATGTGGACCTGCTGTCCAATCCGCAGACCATTAGCAACCAAAAGGACTCCATTGCGGCCCAGAACGATGGATACGACTTCGACCTGTTCTTGAACCAGGCGACTGCAGCCACCACCAGCTTGGAGCGGGATCTCATGTCCTCGAATGCGGAGGAGATGGATCTGCTCTTGCAATAA
- the LOC119547293 gene encoding uncharacterized protein LOC119547293, with amino-acid sequence MAWVPKTQFELDLVSMEPGFNLIQGQIAYEEKKKLELSRVPVPKSIGEHLADRGDLHGYGSSGGKGREIRDCLQMMEKIQKIAGTKPLGEHATMEDWEDTTTAEMEALAMMRNFGMQSMGQDLLPALPQITMQDESWRLPLNMDPEFFTIRKTRKPKDLPSANNESKDSADDSFHTAESLSNCILLYGPGNSPKGKTPEKKNKEVNRDTLYSYIKAAPVALDKGKGKRRNQRSSQKERRRQQYEANQ; translated from the coding sequence ATGGCCTGGGTTCCCAAGACGCAATTCGAGCTCGACCTAGTGAGCATGGAGCCTGGATTTAACCTGATCCAGGGGCAGATCGCCTACGAGGAGAAGAAGAAACTGGAGCTCTCAAGAGTGCCAGTGCCCAAGAGTATTGGCGAACATCTTGCGGACCGGGGAGATTTGCATGGGTATGGATCGTCGGGCGGAAAAGGACGGGAAATCCGCGACTGCCTCCAAATGATGGAGAAGATCCAGAAAATAGCGGGCACGAAGCCGCTGGGCGAGCACGCCACTATGGAGGATTGGGAGGACACTACAACGGCGGAGATGGAGGCGTTGGCCATGATGCGCAACTTTGGGATGCAGTCTATGGGTCAGGACTTACTACCCGCTCTTCCGCAGATCACGATGCAAGACGAAAGTTGGCGATTACCCCTCAACATGGACCCCGAATTCTTTACGATACGTAAAACGCGTAAGCCTAAGGATCTTCCGTCAGCGAACAACGAGTCCAAGGATTCAGCGGATGATTCTTTTCACACAGCCGAAAGTCTGAGCAACTGCATCTTGCTATACGGACCTGGAAATTCCCCAAAAGGCAAAACACCGGAGAAAAAGAACAAGGAGGTAAACAGGGATACTTTATATAGTTATATCAAGGCGGCCCCAGTTGCCTTGGACAAAGGCAAGGGAAAGAGGAGGAACCAGCGATCCTCTCAAAAAGAAAGACGTCGCCAGCAATACGAAGCTAACCAGTAA
- the LOC119546849 gene encoding PRKCA-binding protein isoform X2: MLTDAEDDFFFEEDKMGMTVSTNAVVITKDQSNLIGISIGGGAPMCPCLYIVQIFDGTPAAREGSLQSGDELLAVNSVSVKGKTKVEVAKMIQTATDEVVVHYNKLHADPEQGKTLDIILKKLKHRIVDNLSSNTADTLGLSRAILCNDSLVKRLEELEGTELMYKGLVEHARRMLKAYYDLLQTYKSFGDCFTQISVHEPQQRASEAFRTFGEFHRTLEKDGLGIIKQIKPVLADLGTYLNKAIPDTKLTVRRYADAKFTYLSYCLKVKEMDDEEHGFAALQEPLYRVETGNYEYRLILRCRQDARSKFAKLRTDVLEKMELLECKHAMDLNKQLRSLLESLAELHRSLVDRLDSLPPLFPIEVDFKETDFQYKSSTLKPQELDDDEIEANNHPNSAPSQVDCGFEAVEQPAAIINVEVKASVDSAASQSPSENDTLLKELGLYDVDLLSNPQTISNQKDSIAAQNDGYDFDLFLNQATAATTSLERDLMSSNAEEMDLLLQ; encoded by the exons ATGTTGACGGACGCCGAGGATGACTTCTTTTTCGAGGAGGATAAGAT gGGCATGACCGTCAGCACTAATGCCGTCGTCATTACCAAGGATCAGAGTAACCTTATTGGAATTAGCATTGGAGGTGGAGCACCTATGTGCCCCTGTCTATATATTGTGCAG ATCTTCGATGGAACGCCCGCCGCAAGGGAGGGATCCCTGCAATCCGGAGATGAACTGTTGGCGGTCAACTCGGTGAGCGTGAAGGGCAAGACGAAGGTAGAGGTAGCCAAGATGATCCAGACGGCCACGGACGAGGTGGTCGTCCACTACAACAAGCTGCACGCTGATCCCGAACAGGGCAAGACACTGGACATCATCCTGAAGAAGCTGAAGCACCGAATTGTAGACAATTTGTCGAGCAACACGGCGGATACACTGGGTCTCTCCCGGGCGATACTTTGCAACGATTCGCTGGTGAAGCGACTGGAGGAGCTCGAGGGCACCGAGTTGATGTACAAGGGTTTGGTGGAGCATGCCCGCCGGATGCTCAAAGCCTACTACGACCTCCTCCAGACATACAAGTCCTTTGGCGACTGCTTTACCCAAATTTCGGTCCACGAACCACAGCAGCGAGCCTCGGAGGCGTTCCGAACCTTCGGGGAGTTCCATCGCACCTTGGAGAAGGATGGCTTGGGCATCATCAAGCAGATAAAGCCAGTGCTTGCTGATCTGGGAACGTATCTGAACAAAGCCATACCGGACACAAAGCTCACGGTACGTCGCTATGCGGATGCCAAGTTCACATATCTCTCGTATTGCCTAAAGGTCAAGGAAATGGATGATGAGGAGCATGGCTTTGCTGCCCTACAGGAGCCACTTTATCGCGTGGAAACTGGCAACTATGAGTACAGATTAATTCTGAGATGTCGCCAGGATGCACGCAGCAAGTTCGCCAAGCTCCGCACGGATGTTCTCGAGAAGATGGAGCTGCTGGAGTGCAAACATGCCATGGATCTGAACAAGCAGCTGAGAAGCCTGCTGGAAAGTTTggcggaactccaccggagtTTGGTGGACCGTCTGGACTCGCTGCCGCCGCTGTTTCCCATCGAAGTGGACTTCAAGGAGACGGACTTCCAGTACAAGTCGAGTACTCTAAAGCCGCAGGAGCTGGACGACGATGAAATCGAGGCCAACAACCATCCCAACTCCGCTCCTTCTCAAGTCGACTGTGGATTTGAGGCTGTAGAGCAGCCAGCGGCCATTATTAACGTGGAGGTCAAGGCATCCGTGGATTCAGCTGCTTCCCAATCCCCCAGTGAGAACGATACGCTGCTCAAGGAACTGGGTCTGTACGATGTGGACCTGCTGTCCAATCCGCAGACCATTAGCAACCAAAAGGACTCCATTGCGGCCCAGAACGATGGATACGACTTCGACCTGTTCTTGAACCAGGCGACTGCAGCCACCACCAGCTTGGAGCGGGATCTCATGTCCTCGAATGCGGAGGAGATGGATCTGCTCTTGCAATAA
- the LOC119546850 gene encoding thiamine transporter 1, translating into MQNWLKISLLLCTFGFFRELRPSEPYVAEYLASDYGNLTTEQINQDVYPFGTYSVLAQLVIVFLITDLVRYKPVIVLSALAGITLFSLLIWTETLRMLQVAQLFFGTFTAAEVAYYTYMYAKVSKEQYQVVTGHTRAAILSGKFLGGLFAQILVSTGSMDYRQLHYISLTTQVISLAVSLFLPSVPRSLYFYTASDGSPAPGGEVTTARFSFSNACRLLWYHLVSSYSNPVVLQWSLWWALATCGQIQVISYIQFLWKEVAPDHLSVYNGGVEAVATLLGAIGAILAGLLNSNKRRGSYMLGISTCAAVLGALIIYAAKTQEIWVAYVNYVLFCAVFFFIITVAGAVVAENLVEDSFGLIFGINTLVGLLLQTILTISVVERVGFALNPRDQYVVYGSYFLVLGGIYIIGSLIAKLFCRSNTSSAGNVDSTGF; encoded by the exons ATGCAGAACTGGCTGAAGATCTCGCTGCTGCTGTGCACGTTTGGGTTTTTCCGGGAGCTTCGACCATCGGAGCCGTACGTCGCGGAGTATCTGGCTTCGGACTACGGGAACCTGACCACGGAACAGATCAACCAGGATGTGTACCCCTTCGGAACCTACTCGGTGCTGGCCCAGCTGGTCATTGTGTTCCTAATCACGGATCTGGTGAGGTACAAACCGGTTATCGTGCTTTCGGCGCTGGCGGGGATTACTCTCTTTTCCCTGCTTATCTGGACGGAGACTCTGAGGATGTTGCAGGTGGCTCAGCTGTTTTTCGGCACATTCACCGCCGCGGAAGTGGCCTACTACACCTACATGTACGCCAAGGTCAGCAAGGAGCAGTACCAGGTCGTCACGGGTCACACGAGGGCTGCCATTCTGAGCGGGAAATTCCTGGGCGGGCTGTTTGCCCAGATCTTGGTGTCCACCGGGAGCATGGACTACCGGCAGCTGCACTACATATCGCTGACCACGCAGGTGATCTCCTTGGCGGTGTCCCTGTTCCTACCAAGTGTGCCCCGGAGCCTCTACTTCTACACGGCTTCGGATGGGAGTCCCGCTCCCGGTGGCGAGGTGACCACCGCCAGGTTCTCCTTTTCCAATGCCTGTCGTCTGCTGTGGTACCACCTCGTCTCCTCCTACTCCAACCCAGTGGTGCTGCAGTGGAGTCTGTGGTGGGCACTGGCCACGTGTGGCCAAATTCAA GTAATTTCGTACATCCAGTTCCTTTGGAAAGAAGTGGCCCCGGATCACTTAAGCGTGTATAACGGCGGAGTGGAGGCAGTGGCTACTCTGCTAGGAGCTATCGGAGCTATTCTGGCGGGCTTGCTTAACTCCAATAAGCGACGTGGATCCTACATGTTGGGCATATCCACATGTGCCGCTGTCCTGGGTGCCCTGATAATCTATGCTGCCAAGACGCAGGAGATCTGGGTGGCCTATGTGAACTATGTGCTTTTCTGTGCCGTTTTCTTCTTCATTATCACCGTGGCGGGTGCAGTGGTGGCTGAGAATCTGGTGGAGGACAGCTTTGGACTGATCTTCGGTATCAATACGTTGGTGGGTTTGCTGCTTCAGACCATCCTCACTATATCGGTGGTGGAAAGAGTTGGGTTCGCTCTGAACCCTCGAGATCAGTACGTGGTCTACGGTAGCTACTTCCTTGTTTTAGGGGGGATATACATTATTGGGTCCCTCATTGCGAAATTGTTTTGCAGGTCTAACACATCAAGTGCGGGGAATGTGGATAGTACaggattttaa